A window from Corynebacterium urogenitale encodes these proteins:
- the recO gene encoding DNA repair protein RecO, with translation MAGSSQKSRWGSRPNFRDEAFVLRTHKLGEADLILVLLTAEHGVIRGVAKGIRKTKSRFGARLDRFSRVNVQIYPSAKPGGQGLANITDAATVATYASPIVADPDLFFAASALLEMALLFGDSEVFFLLDATLAQLADSTRQLPPVSVVDSFVLMCLEQAGWAPSLVDCAQCGKRGPHRAFHPLAGGAVCVECRPPGAMTPPSEAVHALWLLRRGRVDQAVEILRDKAIARAAHELLLGHVRNQLEAPCQAYGSL, from the coding sequence ATGGCAGGTTCTTCACAGAAGTCTCGTTGGGGTAGCCGTCCGAACTTCCGCGACGAGGCTTTTGTGCTGCGTACGCACAAGCTCGGGGAGGCCGATCTCATCCTCGTCCTGCTCACCGCGGAGCATGGCGTGATTCGCGGGGTGGCGAAAGGGATTCGAAAGACGAAGTCCCGCTTCGGTGCGCGGCTGGACCGCTTTTCCCGCGTCAACGTCCAGATCTACCCCTCAGCAAAGCCGGGTGGCCAAGGTTTAGCGAACATCACCGACGCTGCCACCGTCGCCACCTATGCCTCCCCGATTGTTGCGGATCCTGACCTGTTCTTTGCCGCCTCCGCCCTGTTGGAAATGGCGCTGTTGTTCGGCGACTCTGAAGTGTTTTTCTTACTCGACGCCACCCTTGCGCAACTTGCGGATTCCACGCGGCAATTGCCACCGGTGAGTGTCGTCGATTCCTTTGTTCTGATGTGTCTGGAACAGGCAGGATGGGCTCCGTCGCTCGTTGATTGCGCGCAATGCGGTAAGCGCGGACCCCACCGTGCTTTTCACCCGCTGGCAGGAGGTGCGGTGTGCGTGGAGTGCCGTCCTCCAGGGGCGATGACTCCTCCTTCAGAAGCTGTTCATGCACTGTGGCTGCTCCGCCGAGGGCGAGTCGATCAGGCGGTGGAGATTCTGCGAGATAAGGCGATAGCCAGGGCCGCGCATGAACTGTTGCTGGGACACGTGAGGAACCAGCTAGAGGCTCCCTGCCAGGCATACGGTTCCCTGTAG
- the hemW gene encoding radical SAM family heme chaperone HemW — protein MAHGLYIHVPFCSSRCGYCDFNTYTARELGAGTGNSVEGYLRALEVELEQAAAQWDVPADWQGVNTVFFGGGTPSLLGHEGLTRALRAVKRTVGITPDAEVTTESNPESTNPEYFDKLRAEGFTRISLGMQSAAGHVLKVLERQHTPGRPVAAAKEAMAAGFEHVNLDLIYGTPTETDEDLRASLAAVLEAGVDHVSAYSLIVEDGTAMARKVRRGDLPTPDEDVLADRYEMIDATLREHGFSWYEVSNWARPGGECQHNLIYWRGGQWWGAGPGAHGCVRLKKGVPGHNSDDGARAGNEAPRPGLTRTVNAKHPNTYFQHLVGTEAASNPAGAIVTTELLSAADVRTEHVMLGLRLAEGLELDSAGEAPVASVIDKYEGMGLLERIQKGRVRLTDRGRYLADGIVTDIILAQD, from the coding sequence ATGGCACACGGCCTTTATATTCATGTTCCTTTTTGCAGCTCGCGCTGTGGGTATTGCGACTTTAATACCTACACAGCTCGCGAGCTAGGTGCAGGCACTGGCAATAGCGTTGAGGGCTATTTGCGCGCGCTCGAGGTCGAGCTCGAGCAAGCCGCTGCACAGTGGGATGTGCCTGCGGATTGGCAGGGGGTGAACACAGTTTTCTTCGGCGGTGGCACGCCGTCTCTCCTGGGGCACGAGGGTTTGACCCGCGCCTTGCGGGCGGTGAAGCGAACAGTGGGGATCACACCGGATGCGGAGGTAACCACGGAATCTAACCCGGAGTCCACCAATCCGGAGTACTTCGACAAGCTCCGTGCGGAGGGCTTCACCCGCATCTCTTTAGGCATGCAGTCGGCTGCGGGGCACGTGTTGAAAGTTCTCGAACGGCAGCATACTCCGGGGCGGCCTGTTGCAGCGGCGAAGGAGGCGATGGCTGCGGGTTTTGAGCATGTCAACCTCGACCTCATCTATGGCACACCGACGGAGACGGATGAGGACTTGCGGGCCTCACTCGCGGCCGTGCTGGAAGCTGGCGTGGACCATGTCAGCGCGTACTCCCTGATCGTCGAGGATGGTACTGCCATGGCGCGTAAGGTCCGTCGCGGTGACCTTCCCACACCCGATGAGGACGTCCTCGCGGACCGTTATGAGATGATCGACGCCACCCTTCGCGAGCATGGTTTTTCCTGGTACGAGGTCAGTAACTGGGCCCGTCCAGGTGGAGAATGCCAGCACAACCTCATTTATTGGAGGGGAGGCCAGTGGTGGGGTGCTGGGCCCGGCGCACACGGATGCGTGCGGCTGAAGAAAGGAGTGCCGGGGCATAATTCGGACGATGGTGCCCGTGCAGGTAACGAAGCGCCGCGTCCAGGGTTGACCCGTACCGTGAATGCCAAGCATCCCAACACTTACTTTCAACACCTCGTGGGCACTGAGGCTGCGTCCAATCCCGCGGGCGCGATCGTGACGACGGAATTGCTCAGCGCGGCTGATGTGAGAACCGAGCACGTAATGCTCGGACTACGGCTGGCCGAGGGGCTGGAGCTTGACTCTGCCGGTGAGGCGCCTGTGGCGTCGGTCATCGACAAGTACGAGGGGATGGGACTGCTGGAGCGCATTCAGAAAGGACGAGTTCGGCTGACCGACCGCGGGCGTTACCTGGCAGACGGTATCGTGACAGACATCATCCTGGCGCAGGACTAA
- a CDS encoding isoprenyl transferase, translated as MEPVNFPEIDRSSIPSELVPRHIALVMDGNGRWAEERGLVRTEGHKRGEAVLISLVEECIELGVDYLSAYAFSTENWRRSAEEVRFLMGFNRDVLRRQRDYLHSLGVRVRWAGRRPRLWRSVISELEKAEDMTKDNTTMTLAMCVNYGGRAEIVDAARSVAEDVAKGRIKPRQVDEKLFAQHLDEPDMPDVDLFLRPSGEMRTSNFLPWQSVYAEMVYQDVLFPDYTPNHLRAAVLEYAKRDRRFGGVK; from the coding sequence ATGGAACCCGTGAATTTTCCTGAGATCGATCGTTCTTCCATCCCCTCAGAGCTTGTTCCACGCCACATCGCATTGGTGATGGACGGCAATGGTCGCTGGGCCGAGGAACGCGGGCTGGTGCGCACTGAGGGCCATAAGCGTGGCGAAGCAGTGCTAATTTCCCTCGTGGAAGAGTGCATCGAGCTAGGAGTCGATTACCTTTCGGCTTATGCGTTTTCCACGGAGAACTGGCGTCGTTCCGCAGAGGAAGTTCGCTTCCTCATGGGCTTTAACCGTGACGTCCTCCGTCGGCAACGTGACTACCTCCACAGCCTCGGTGTACGCGTGCGCTGGGCGGGGCGCCGACCTCGTCTGTGGCGCTCTGTGATCTCCGAGTTGGAAAAAGCCGAGGATATGACGAAGGACAACACCACGATGACCCTCGCCATGTGCGTCAATTACGGTGGCCGTGCTGAGATCGTCGACGCCGCTAGGTCCGTGGCCGAAGACGTGGCGAAGGGCAGAATCAAGCCTCGGCAGGTGGATGAGAAACTCTTCGCACAACACCTCGATGAGCCAGATATGCCGGATGTGGATCTTTTCCTCCGTCCGTCGGGGGAAATGCGCACGTCGAATTTCCTGCCATGGCAGTCTGTGTATGCCGAGATGGTCTACCAGGATGTTCTCTTTCCGGATTACACGCCGAACCACCTTCGAGCCGCCGTGCTGGAGTACGCGAAGCGCGATCGTCGCTTCGGTGGAGTGAAATAG
- the ybeY gene encoding rRNA maturation RNase YbeY, producing MSIEVFNESGRGEVNEEELIDVARYALWTMDVHSAAELSIHIVDEETIADLHVRWMDLPGPTDVMSFPMDELTPGWGRKDGPPTSPAMLGDIMLCPDFAEGQAQRAGHSLAHELDLLTVHGVLHLLGFDHVTPEEEQKMFALQNEILANWYDSQDERGVKFAPKPTGAAAFPSAADRDDSGSMGRGDAGPGSDGSDF from the coding sequence ATGAGCATCGAAGTTTTTAACGAATCGGGCAGGGGAGAGGTCAACGAAGAGGAACTCATCGATGTGGCGCGCTACGCCCTGTGGACCATGGACGTACACTCCGCCGCAGAGCTTTCCATTCATATCGTTGACGAGGAGACCATCGCTGATCTGCATGTTCGGTGGATGGACCTGCCTGGGCCAACCGATGTGATGAGCTTTCCCATGGATGAGCTGACCCCAGGGTGGGGACGAAAGGACGGCCCTCCGACCTCCCCGGCCATGCTGGGTGACATCATGCTCTGTCCGGATTTTGCGGAAGGGCAGGCGCAACGTGCGGGGCATTCGCTCGCGCACGAGCTCGATCTGCTGACAGTGCATGGAGTGCTGCACCTCTTGGGATTTGACCATGTGACGCCAGAGGAAGAACAGAAGATGTTCGCGTTGCAGAACGAGATTCTGGCGAATTGGTATGACTCCCAGGATGAACGTGGCGTGAAATTTGCTCCGAAGCCGACGGGCGCCGCGGCTTTTCCCTCTGCAGCTGATCGTGATGATTCCGGCAGCATGGGACGCGGTGACGCTGGGCCTGGCAGCGACGGTTCGGATTTTTAG
- the era gene encoding GTPase Era, whose protein sequence is MSTNPQDTPDVSGQPSSHEDDARRDEVDFPAFPGEDGFPEEAAAFPDEALAVPAEYATEEGFRSGFVSFVGRPNTGKSTLTNALVGEKIAITADQPETTRHPIRGIVHRENAQIILVDTPGLHRPRTLLGERLNEVVKDTYADVDLICVCVPADEKIGPGDRWIVDNVRKVAPKTPLVGIVTKLDKVSKDRVGEQLLALHDLLEGAEVVPVSATKAVQLEVLKDVLTENLPEGPKFYPDDHITDDDQNTRMAELIREAALEGLHDELPHSVAVQIDEVLPNPTREGVLDIHAVIYVEREGQKDILRGRGGRRLSKTVHNARLQIIELVGQNVYLDVRLKVAKNWQSDPKQLGRMGF, encoded by the coding sequence ATGAGTACCAACCCACAGGACACTCCGGACGTGTCAGGTCAGCCTAGTTCGCACGAAGATGATGCGCGACGGGACGAGGTGGACTTTCCCGCTTTCCCCGGTGAGGATGGTTTCCCAGAGGAAGCCGCTGCATTCCCGGACGAGGCATTGGCAGTGCCCGCCGAATATGCGACCGAGGAAGGGTTCCGTTCTGGCTTCGTGAGTTTTGTGGGCAGGCCAAATACGGGAAAGTCAACGCTCACTAACGCGTTGGTGGGGGAGAAGATTGCCATCACCGCGGATCAGCCGGAAACGACACGTCACCCAATTCGTGGCATTGTGCACCGTGAGAATGCGCAGATCATCCTGGTGGATACCCCTGGTCTTCACCGTCCGCGCACCCTCTTGGGTGAACGGTTGAATGAGGTGGTGAAGGATACCTACGCAGATGTAGATTTGATCTGCGTGTGCGTGCCGGCCGATGAGAAGATCGGCCCCGGTGACCGGTGGATTGTCGACAATGTGCGCAAGGTGGCTCCGAAAACGCCACTGGTGGGCATCGTCACGAAGCTGGATAAGGTATCCAAGGATCGGGTGGGTGAGCAGCTGCTGGCTCTGCATGACCTGCTGGAGGGCGCTGAAGTGGTGCCGGTGTCTGCGACGAAAGCGGTGCAGCTTGAAGTGCTCAAGGATGTGCTGACAGAAAACCTCCCTGAGGGTCCAAAGTTCTATCCGGACGACCACATCACCGATGATGACCAGAACACTCGAATGGCGGAACTTATCCGAGAGGCTGCGCTCGAGGGTCTGCACGACGAGCTGCCGCACTCCGTAGCTGTTCAGATCGATGAGGTGCTGCCTAACCCGACGCGAGAGGGTGTGCTGGACATTCACGCGGTGATTTACGTGGAGCGGGAAGGCCAAAAGGATATTCTCCGTGGCCGAGGTGGTCGCCGCCTGTCCAAAACTGTGCATAACGCGCGCCTGCAGATCATCGAGCTTGTCGGCCAGAATGTTTATCTGGATGTGCGTTTGAAGGTCGCCAAGAATTGGCAGTCCGACCCGAAGCAGCTCGGCAGGATGGGCTTCTAG
- a CDS encoding hemolysin family protein, translated as MDTLTLVGILIGVITLGFGGVLSLMETAVSSISLARVEALVKDEKQGSERLLRVVRDKPRYINLLVLLRTIAEVTGAVLTAAVLLRLVENSTWAIIAAIAAVTLYEFLVIGVLSRTLGRKNPYTISLACAPALLGLATIFGPVAWMLVKAGNVLTPGKGFRDGPFATEIELREMVDIASERGIVESDERRMIQSVFDLADTTARTVMVPRPEMFWIEADKTVSQALNLCIRSGHSRVPVIGEDVDDIVGVAYLKDLIAHVHGASAEQRMVPVREIMRPAKFVPDSRLLDDLLEEMQREQIHLGMLVDEYGGISGLISMEDILEEIVGEISDEYDASEVAPIEDLGDGSYRVVARLSLEEVEELFNDPELVTDVSAPEMNEGTASPINAEGEEELESEVDIPDIEFSAEQREEVDTVAGLGAYELGRLPLPGAEITTAGLHFLFEGGKDRRGRVKIRSAIVRRDPNSRTFSAPDQENYN; from the coding sequence ATGGATACTCTGACACTTGTGGGCATCCTCATCGGTGTAATCACCCTCGGATTTGGCGGCGTGCTCTCCCTGATGGAGACCGCCGTCAGTTCGATTTCGCTGGCGCGGGTGGAAGCACTGGTGAAGGACGAGAAGCAAGGTAGCGAGCGCCTTCTCCGGGTGGTTCGGGACAAGCCCCGCTACATTAATTTGCTGGTGCTACTGCGAACGATCGCGGAGGTCACCGGCGCCGTGCTCACCGCTGCTGTTTTGCTGCGTCTGGTGGAAAACTCCACGTGGGCGATTATCGCGGCCATCGCTGCGGTGACTCTGTACGAATTCCTTGTCATCGGCGTGCTGTCACGGACCTTGGGGCGTAAGAACCCGTACACGATCTCCCTGGCCTGCGCGCCGGCACTGCTGGGGTTGGCGACGATCTTTGGGCCTGTGGCGTGGATGCTGGTGAAGGCTGGCAATGTCTTGACCCCCGGGAAGGGATTCCGGGATGGTCCATTTGCCACGGAAATCGAGCTTCGTGAAATGGTGGACATCGCCTCTGAACGCGGCATCGTAGAATCTGATGAACGCCGCATGATTCAGAGCGTGTTCGACCTCGCAGACACGACCGCGCGCACTGTGATGGTTCCGCGACCCGAAATGTTCTGGATTGAAGCCGATAAAACCGTCAGCCAGGCGCTGAACCTCTGTATCCGTTCCGGGCATTCCCGCGTGCCAGTGATCGGAGAAGACGTGGATGACATCGTGGGCGTGGCTTATCTGAAGGATTTGATTGCCCATGTCCACGGTGCGTCGGCGGAGCAGCGGATGGTGCCGGTGCGTGAGATCATGCGCCCGGCGAAATTCGTGCCGGATTCACGGTTGTTGGATGACTTGCTAGAGGAGATGCAGCGCGAACAAATCCACTTGGGGATGCTTGTCGACGAATACGGTGGCATTTCCGGGCTCATTTCCATGGAAGACATCCTGGAGGAGATCGTCGGCGAGATCTCCGATGAATATGATGCCTCGGAGGTTGCACCAATCGAGGATTTGGGCGATGGATCCTATCGCGTTGTGGCTCGCCTGAGCTTGGAAGAAGTCGAGGAACTGTTTAACGACCCGGAGCTGGTGACGGATGTATCGGCGCCGGAAATGAACGAAGGGACTGCTTCGCCAATTAACGCGGAGGGTGAGGAAGAACTAGAATCCGAGGTGGACATTCCAGACATTGAATTCTCCGCTGAACAGCGTGAGGAAGTCGATACAGTCGCGGGCCTCGGAGCCTACGAGCTGGGTCGCCTGCCTCTTCCTGGTGCGGAGATCACCACCGCAGGATTGCACTTCCTTTTCGAAGGCGGCAAGGACCGTCGCGGTCGTGTGAAAATCCGCAGCGCAATTGTGCGCCGTGATCCCAACTCCCGTACTTTCAGCGCCCCCGACCAGGAGAACTACAACTAA
- a CDS encoding PhoH family protein, which produces MTSSFARSPRVVSTTVEVDPAVVLQVAGPADENLRVLEDAVDADLLTRGNHITVRGEAAEVSRARRVLQELINMAHRGSPISADTTRRVVGLVEQQADRSFAEATASAAPIVSYRGKSVRPKTLGQREYVDAIDENTVVIGVGPAGTGKTYLAMAKAVQALTNKEVNRIILTRPAVEAGEKLGFLPGTLGDKIDPYLRPLHDALREMVDPESIPRLMETGVVEVAPLAYMRGRTLNGSFVILDEAQNTTPAQMKMFLTRLGFGSKMVVTGDMTQVDLPGHQESGLAVAQKILNDVNGVHVARLDNDDVVRHHLVGRIVDAYDRFEAEQELRREDEEEARREHRARRKGQQR; this is translated from the coding sequence ATGACATCCTCCTTTGCACGATCCCCTCGCGTGGTGAGTACGACCGTGGAAGTGGACCCGGCTGTGGTTCTTCAGGTCGCAGGCCCCGCTGATGAAAATCTTCGCGTGCTCGAGGACGCAGTGGACGCTGATCTGCTGACCCGAGGCAACCACATCACGGTTCGCGGAGAGGCCGCCGAAGTATCTCGTGCTCGGCGCGTGCTGCAAGAACTCATCAACATGGCTCACCGTGGCAGCCCAATTAGTGCGGACACAACGCGCCGCGTGGTGGGGCTCGTGGAACAGCAGGCAGATCGTTCCTTTGCAGAGGCCACGGCATCGGCAGCACCGATTGTCTCCTATCGCGGAAAATCCGTCCGCCCGAAGACCTTGGGGCAACGGGAGTACGTCGATGCGATCGATGAAAATACCGTAGTCATCGGTGTCGGCCCAGCCGGCACCGGCAAGACGTATTTGGCGATGGCGAAAGCCGTGCAGGCTCTGACGAACAAGGAAGTCAATCGCATTATCCTGACACGTCCGGCTGTGGAGGCCGGTGAAAAACTAGGCTTCCTCCCCGGCACGTTGGGGGACAAGATCGACCCCTACCTGCGCCCGTTGCACGATGCGCTGCGCGAAATGGTCGATCCGGAAAGTATTCCCCGTCTCATGGAGACTGGTGTCGTCGAAGTCGCTCCTCTGGCCTACATGCGCGGCCGAACGCTCAACGGTAGCTTCGTCATCCTCGACGAGGCACAGAACACCACCCCAGCGCAGATGAAGATGTTCCTCACGCGCCTGGGATTTGGTTCGAAGATGGTCGTAACCGGCGATATGACGCAGGTGGATCTGCCGGGGCATCAGGAATCCGGTCTGGCGGTAGCCCAGAAGATTCTTAACGACGTCAATGGTGTGCATGTCGCGCGCCTCGATAATGATGATGTGGTGCGCCATCACCTCGTCGGGCGAATTGTGGATGCCTACGACAGGTTTGAAGCCGAACAGGAGTTGCGTCGTGAAGACGAGGAAGAGGCACGCAGGGAACATCGCGCACGAAGGAAGGGACAGCAACGATGA
- the hrcA gene encoding heat-inducible transcriptional repressor HrcA, with protein sequence MSAGTEQRRNDVLWAIVSDFIATQEPVGSKMLVDRHKLGVSSATIRNDMAVLEAEGYITQQHASSGRIPTAKGYRRFVDAIHQVKPLSRPERRAILDFLENGVDLEDVLRRSVQLLAQLTRQVAVVQLPDLRVGRVKHCEIVSLGTGRLLLVLITDTGRVDQRNVDLTEPLSEDNVARLRDLINGAMVGRTLDEACAQIAKVSGEAKSKAISAELRGAVLAVTTVLVETLLERPNDKLILAGTSNLMSAGLTGGEDLAPVLEALEEQVVVLKMLNGVRDMHWRVSIGEENEDEELRGASVISAGYGSSTTVLGGLGVVGPTHLDYPGTISSVAAVAHYVSRILAGE encoded by the coding sequence ATGTCAGCGGGAACGGAGCAACGCCGCAACGATGTGTTGTGGGCGATCGTCTCAGACTTCATTGCCACGCAGGAGCCCGTGGGTTCCAAAATGCTCGTAGATCGGCATAAGCTCGGTGTATCCTCTGCAACCATCCGTAATGACATGGCTGTGCTGGAGGCCGAAGGCTACATCACGCAACAACACGCCAGCTCCGGGCGCATTCCCACAGCCAAGGGCTACCGGCGCTTCGTCGATGCTATTCATCAGGTCAAACCTCTCAGCCGGCCAGAACGACGGGCCATCCTCGACTTCTTGGAAAATGGTGTGGACTTGGAGGATGTGCTGCGCCGCAGCGTGCAGTTGCTGGCGCAGCTCACGCGACAGGTCGCGGTGGTTCAGCTACCGGACCTGCGAGTGGGACGCGTCAAGCACTGCGAGATCGTCTCCCTTGGCACCGGGCGCTTGCTCCTCGTTCTCATTACAGATACTGGCCGAGTGGATCAGCGTAATGTGGACCTCACGGAGCCACTCTCCGAGGATAACGTGGCTCGGTTGCGCGACCTGATCAATGGCGCGATGGTGGGGCGCACCTTGGACGAGGCGTGTGCACAGATCGCGAAGGTCTCCGGGGAGGCAAAGTCTAAGGCGATTTCGGCGGAACTGCGCGGGGCTGTTCTCGCAGTGACGACTGTGCTGGTAGAGACGCTGCTTGAGCGGCCCAACGACAAACTGATTCTCGCTGGTACCTCCAACCTCATGAGTGCGGGGCTGACTGGTGGCGAGGACCTCGCTCCGGTGTTGGAGGCTCTCGAGGAGCAGGTTGTGGTACTCAAGATGCTCAACGGTGTGCGCGATATGCACTGGCGAGTATCCATCGGTGAAGAGAATGAGGATGAAGAGCTGCGTGGCGCGTCCGTGATCTCCGCTGGTTATGGCAGTTCCACCACAGTCTTGGGAGGCTTGGGAGTTGTGGGGCCGACTCACTTGGATTATCCCGGAACAATCTCTTCTGTGGCGGCGGTGGCGCACTACGTCTCTCGAATCCTAGCGGGTGAGTAG
- the dnaJ gene encoding molecular chaperone DnaJ — MARDYYGILGVDRDATDAEIKKAYRKLARKYHPDVNPSEEAAEKFREASLAQEVLTDPQKRQIVDAGGDPEEQGGFGGGAGAGGFSGGFGDIFDAFFGGGSGGQRGPRVSRVRPGNDALLHMEISLEEAFSGVTREVTVDTAVLCEPCQGSGSKSKSKPVMCPTCHGQGQVMELQNSILGRVQVARTCTRCQGTGEIVEDPCENCGGDGRVRSRRDLNISVPAGIADGMRIRLAGKGEVGPGGGPNGSIFVDISVAEHSHFLRDGDDLHVTIHVPAVEAALGTEVKVPMLDDSTTTVNVAPGTQPNSTISLDGEGMPRLRREGRGHLVAHVDVTIPTELDRHSRELFEKLRDQTREEVGVTSKHDDHGGLFSRLRSKFGR; from the coding sequence GTGGCTCGTGACTACTATGGCATTCTCGGCGTGGACCGGGATGCTACCGATGCTGAGATCAAGAAGGCGTACCGCAAGCTTGCACGCAAGTACCACCCGGACGTCAATCCGTCGGAGGAGGCCGCGGAGAAATTCCGTGAAGCATCCTTGGCACAAGAGGTCCTGACAGATCCACAGAAGCGTCAGATCGTCGATGCTGGCGGTGATCCTGAGGAACAAGGGGGCTTCGGCGGAGGTGCCGGCGCAGGTGGCTTCAGCGGCGGCTTCGGGGACATCTTCGACGCTTTCTTCGGCGGCGGGAGCGGCGGACAGCGCGGACCGCGTGTCTCCCGTGTTCGTCCGGGCAATGATGCGCTGCTGCACATGGAGATCTCCTTGGAAGAGGCGTTCTCCGGCGTCACCCGAGAAGTGACCGTGGATACCGCCGTGCTGTGTGAGCCTTGCCAGGGATCAGGCTCGAAGTCGAAGTCCAAGCCGGTCATGTGCCCCACCTGTCACGGTCAGGGTCAGGTCATGGAATTGCAGAACTCCATCCTCGGTCGCGTGCAGGTAGCGCGCACCTGTACCCGCTGCCAGGGAACGGGTGAGATCGTCGAAGATCCGTGTGAGAACTGTGGTGGCGATGGGCGCGTGCGTTCGCGCCGGGACCTGAACATTTCTGTACCTGCGGGAATCGCCGATGGCATGCGCATCCGCCTCGCAGGCAAGGGCGAGGTGGGTCCTGGCGGCGGCCCCAACGGCTCCATTTTCGTGGACATCTCAGTCGCGGAGCACTCCCACTTCCTGCGCGATGGCGATGACCTGCATGTGACGATCCACGTGCCCGCGGTCGAGGCCGCGCTGGGAACGGAAGTGAAGGTGCCTATGCTCGATGATTCCACGACGACTGTGAACGTGGCACCGGGAACGCAGCCGAATTCGACGATCAGCCTCGACGGTGAGGGCATGCCGCGCCTGCGCCGCGAAGGCCGTGGCCATCTGGTTGCACATGTGGATGTCACCATCCCGACCGAATTGGACCGCCATTCCCGCGAATTGTTTGAGAAGTTGCGCGACCAGACCAGGGAAGAGGTCGGCGTGACGTCGAAGCATGACGATCATGGCGGCTTGTTCTCCCGCCTGCGTTCGAAGTTTGGGCGTTAG
- a CDS encoding 16S rRNA (uracil(1498)-N(3))-methyltransferase: MTDPVYIHPLPEAVSVGSTFALTGAEARHTEVKRMRDGEALVVSDGVASAVRGQWQSGQVVVTEVLDVEQPRPRVTVVQAIPKSERAELAVDLMTQAGVDRIIPWAASRSIAKWDGKERKARAKWENAARSAAKQSRRLLVPEVDEQLKRPSDLANLLADAAKTRIVVLHESAEVGIAEVDFDVDEVVLIVGPEGGVSDEELAQFASLGAQAIVLGPQVMRTASAAAVALGALGVLTSRWGKATIG; encoded by the coding sequence ATGACGGATCCGGTCTACATCCACCCGTTGCCAGAGGCCGTGTCGGTGGGCAGCACTTTCGCACTCACGGGTGCGGAGGCGCGCCATACAGAGGTCAAGCGCATGCGCGATGGGGAAGCGTTGGTGGTCTCCGATGGGGTGGCGAGCGCCGTACGCGGCCAATGGCAGTCCGGCCAGGTCGTGGTCACCGAGGTGCTGGATGTGGAGCAGCCACGCCCGCGTGTGACGGTGGTGCAGGCCATCCCGAAATCCGAGCGCGCGGAGTTGGCCGTGGATCTTATGACACAGGCTGGCGTGGATCGGATCATCCCGTGGGCCGCTTCCCGCAGCATCGCCAAATGGGATGGTAAGGAGCGCAAAGCCCGCGCGAAGTGGGAAAATGCGGCGCGGTCTGCGGCCAAGCAGTCTCGCCGTCTCCTCGTCCCTGAGGTCGACGAGCAGCTCAAGCGCCCCAGTGATCTGGCGAATCTTTTGGCCGACGCCGCCAAGACCCGCATTGTGGTGCTTCATGAATCTGCGGAGGTGGGCATTGCGGAAGTGGACTTCGATGTCGACGAAGTCGTGCTGATTGTCGGACCAGAAGGTGGCGTGTCTGATGAGGAGCTTGCGCAGTTTGCTTCTTTGGGGGCTCAAGCCATCGTGCTAGGCCCACAGGTAATGCGCACCGCATCCGCCGCAGCTGTGGCGCTTGGTGCTCTCGGCGTACTCACCTCTCGGTGGGGGAAGGCTACAATCGGCTGA